From a single Sander vitreus isolate 19-12246 chromosome 4, sanVit1, whole genome shotgun sequence genomic region:
- the LOC144516634 gene encoding keratin, type II cytoskeletal 8-like has translation MANMRKAYSVSSSCSTRRSFAPVSSYSVKRSSYGAGAGAGGLGFSISSMGGGLGSGSGSYGFTSSQTGGGFVAPQITAVQVNQSLLIPLNLDIDPTIQVVRTQEKDQIKTLNNRFASFIDKVRFLEQQNKMLETKWSLLQDQTTTRSNIDAMFEAYIANLHRQLNGLGNEKGKLEGELRNMQSLVKDFKRKYEDEINKRAAAENEFVLMKKDVDAAYMNKVELEARADALQDEINFLRTVYEIELRELQSQIKDTSVIVEMDNSRNLDMDSIVAEVRAQYEDIANRSKAEAETWYKQKYEEMQSTAGQYGDDLRTTKAEISELNRMISRRQNEIEAVKGQRASLEAQIAEAEERGELAVKDAKLRIKDLEDALQRAKQDMTRQVREYQELMNVKLALDIEIATYRKLLEGEESRLASGGASATIHVQQTSGGGGFSSSSSGGGFGYGGSSLSGGYGSTVTKSTVSSTSSRRAY, from the exons ATGGCAAACATGAGGAAGGCATACTCAGTCAGCTCTAGTTGCAGCACCAGGAGGTCCTTTGCACCAGTTAGCAGCTACTCCGTAAAAAGATCCAGTTATGgtgctggagctggagctggtGGTCTTGGTTTTAGTATATCTTCAATGGGTGGTGGATTAGGTAGTGGTTCTGGTAGTTATGGCTTTACTTCTAGCCAAACAGGAGGAGGCTTCGTCGCTCCACAGATCACAGCTGTCCAAGTCAACCAGAGCCTGCTGATCCCTCTGAACCTGGATATTGACCCCACCATCCAGGTTGTCCGCACTCAGGAGAAGGATCAGATCAAGACCCTCAACAACCGCTTCGCTTCCTTCATCGACAAG GTCCGTTTCCTGGAGCAGCAGAACAAGATGCTGGAGACCAAATGGAGCCTCCTGCAGGACCAGACCACCACCCGCTCCAACATTGATGCCATGTTCGAGGCCTACATTGCCAACCTGCATAGACAGCTCAACGGGCTGGGCAATGAGAAGGGCAAGCTGGAGGGAGAGCTGAGGAACATGCAGAGCCTGGTTAAGGACTTCAAGAGGAA GTATGAAGACGAAATCAACAAACGTGCAGCTGCAGAGAACGAGTTTGTGCTCATGAAGAAG GACGTTGATGCTGCCTACATGAACAAGGTGGAGCTGGAGGCCAGGGCTGATGCGCTTCAGGATGAGATCAACTTCCTGAGGACTGTCTATGAGATT GAGCTTCGTGAGCTGCAGAGCCAGATCAAGGACACCTCCGTCATTGTGGAGATGGACAACAGCCGTAACCTGGACATGGATTCTATTGTGGCTGAAGTGCGTGCTCAGTATGAGGACATTGCCAACCGCAGCAAGGCTGAAGCAGAGACCTGGTACAAACAGAAG tatGAGGAGATGCAGAGCACTGCAGGACAGTATGGTGATGACCTGCGCACAACCAAGGCTGAGATTTCTGAGCTGAACCGCATGATCTCCCGTCGTCAGAATGAGATTGAGGCCGTCAAGGGACAG AGGGCCAGCCTGGAAGCTCAGATTGCAGAGGCTGAGGAGCGTGGTGAGCTGGCAGTGAAGGACGCCAAGCTCCGCATTAAGGACCTGGAGGATGCTCTGCAGAGAGCCAAGCAGGACATGACCCGCCAGGTGCGCGAATACCAGGAGCTGATGAACGTCAAGCTGGCCCTGGACATCGAAATCGCCACCTACAGGAAACTGCTGGAAGGAGAGGAGTCCAG ACTGGCCAGTGGAGGCGCAAGCGCAACCATCCACGTGCAGCAGACTTCTGGAGGTGGTG GAttctccagctccagctccGGCGGTGGATTCGGCTATGGTGGCAGCAGCTTGTCTGGTGGTTATGGCAGTACTGTTACCAAGTCCACAGTCTCATCAACCAGTTCCAGGAGAGCGTATTAA